From a region of the Posidoniimonas corsicana genome:
- a CDS encoding sensor histidine kinase, producing the protein MSRRTAAPLPRRASLGEPSAVRGRRVAAVKPLRVDAPHPAKAPHTSFDDSEFLRAVEHAKLDAMKELAYGASHEINNPLANIAARAQTLLRTERDEANRRMLTAIHRQAMRAHEMISDLMLFARPPRMQKETTDLTALAARVVGEVRPLAEERGILLDLAPAEREIAAEVDPVQIEVAVTAILINAVEALDSGGEIATAVRFTGEGWAELEVADNGPGIPAEVREHLFDPFFSGREAGRGLGFGLSKCWRIVTEHGGRINVQSAPGRGAVITLRLPGAHPMD; encoded by the coding sequence GTGTCCCGACGAACCGCCGCCCCCCTGCCCCGCCGGGCCTCGCTCGGCGAACCTTCCGCGGTCCGTGGCCGGCGGGTCGCGGCGGTTAAGCCGCTGCGCGTCGACGCTCCTCACCCCGCCAAGGCGCCGCACACGTCGTTCGACGACAGCGAGTTCCTGCGCGCCGTTGAGCACGCCAAGCTCGACGCCATGAAGGAGCTCGCCTACGGCGCCAGCCACGAGATCAACAACCCGCTAGCCAACATCGCCGCCCGCGCGCAGACCCTGCTGCGGACCGAGCGCGACGAGGCCAACCGGCGGATGCTCACCGCTATCCATCGGCAGGCGATGCGGGCGCACGAGATGATCTCCGACCTGATGCTCTTCGCACGCCCGCCGCGGATGCAGAAGGAGACGACCGACCTGACCGCGCTTGCGGCGCGGGTGGTCGGCGAGGTCCGACCGCTGGCCGAGGAACGCGGGATCCTGCTGGACCTTGCGCCGGCGGAGAGGGAGATCGCCGCCGAGGTCGACCCGGTTCAGATCGAGGTCGCCGTGACGGCGATCCTGATCAACGCCGTCGAGGCCCTCGACTCTGGCGGCGAGATCGCCACGGCGGTTCGCTTTACCGGCGAGGGGTGGGCGGAGCTTGAGGTCGCCGACAATGGCCCCGGCATCCCGGCAGAGGTCCGGGAGCACCTGTTCGACCCGTTCTTTAGCGGCCGCGAAGCGGGACGCGGGCTAGGCTTTGGGCTGTCCAAGTGCTGGCGGATCGTTACCGAGCATGGAGGCCGGATTAACGTCCAGAGCGCGCCGGGTCGCGGCGCAGTGATC
- a CDS encoding response regulator — translation MKTVFTTGEAAKICKVSQQTIIRCFDSGQLKGFRVPGSRFRRIPRDQLYAFMRDNGIPTDALDSGKRKLLIVDDDEDLVDLLVDHFQRDGRFDVRSVNNGFGAGMMIKEFRPDLVVLDIMLPDINGLEVCQLVRGDKTMDDVRIICISGMVEEDKIQKLRDAGANDFMKKPFDVDALTTRVCQLLDVETAASS, via the coding sequence ATGAAAACCGTCTTTACAACGGGCGAAGCCGCCAAGATCTGCAAGGTAAGCCAGCAGACCATCATCCGCTGCTTCGACTCGGGCCAGCTCAAGGGTTTCCGCGTGCCGGGCAGCCGCTTCCGCCGTATCCCGCGGGACCAGCTGTACGCGTTCATGCGTGACAACGGCATCCCGACCGACGCGCTCGACAGCGGCAAGCGCAAGCTGCTGATTGTCGACGACGACGAGGACCTGGTCGACCTGCTGGTGGACCACTTCCAGCGCGACGGCCGCTTCGACGTCCGCAGCGTGAACAACGGCTTCGGCGCCGGCATGATGATCAAGGAGTTCCGCCCCGACCTGGTGGTGCTGGACATCATGCTGCCGGACATCAATGGCCTGGAAGTCTGCCAGCTCGTCCGCGGCGACAAGACTATGGACGACGTGCGGATCATCTGCATCTCGGGCATGGTGGAGGAAGACAAGATCCAGAAGCTGCGTGACGCCGGCGCCAACGACTTTATGAAGAAGCCGTTCGACGTCGACGCGCTCACCACGCGGGTCTGCCAGCTGCTGGACGTCGAGACCGCGGCCTCAAGCTGA